The following proteins come from a genomic window of Mustela lutreola isolate mMusLut2 chromosome 6, mMusLut2.pri, whole genome shotgun sequence:
- the LOC131834757 gene encoding olfactory receptor 2B11-like: protein MSLGNASTPKVFILLGFSDHPWLEMPLFVMVFVAYICTLVGNILIIMVSRVDPHLDSPMYFFLSNLSFLDLCFTTTTIPQLLWNLWGPDKSISYGGCVAQFYMFHFLGATECILLAVMSLDRFMAICKPLRYQAIMDRRFCVSLVAVAWISGLANSLLQSSLTIQLPLCGNNKVDDFLCEIPVMIKMSCVDTTFNVTVLSLVVTFFTLVPLSLILLSYGFIVATVLRIRSSTGKKKAFNTCGSHVIVVSLFYGPVICMYVQPSGTKSQDKDKLMALFYSLLTPLLNPFIYTLRNKDMKGAIRRLVFPLICHGRE, encoded by the coding sequence ATGAGTCTGGGCAATGCAAGTACTCCAAAGGTCTTCATCCTCTTGGGTTTCTCTGACCATCCCTGGTTGGAAATGCCACTCTTCGTAATGGTGTTTGTGGCTTACATCTGCACACTGGTGGGCAATATCTTGATTATTATGGTGTCCAGGGTAGACCCTCATCTTGACAGCCCtatgtactttttcctttccaacctCTCCTTCCTGGACCTGTGTTTTACCACAACCACCATCCCTCAACTGCTGTGGAATCTCTGGGGACCAGATAAGTCCATCAGTTATGGAGGCTGTGTGGCCCAGTTCTATATGTTTCACTTCCTGGGGGCCACAGAATGCATCCTCTTGGCGGTCATGTCCTTAGATCGGTtcatggccatctgcaagcccttGAGGTACCAGGCTATCATGGATCGGCGATTTTGTGTCTCCCTGGTGGCTGTGGCATGGATAAGTGGTTTGGCTAACTCCTTGCTTCAGTCGTCCCTCACTATCCAACTGCCACTTTGTGGTAACAACAAGGTGGATGACTTCCTGTGTGAGATTCCAGTGATGATCAAGATGTCCTGTGTCGACACCACTTTCAATGTAACTGTGCTCTCTCTTGTGGTGACATTTTTTACCCTGGTTCCCTTGTCCCTTATCCTTCTCTCCTACGGGTTCATTGTAGCTACAGTACTCAGAATTCGGTCATCAACAGGAAAGAAGAAGGCCTTCAACACCTGTGGCTCTCATGTTattgtggtctctctcttctaTGGGCCAGTGATATGCATGTACGTGCAACCTTCTGGTACTAAATCCCAGGACAAGGACAAACTCATGGCTCTGTTTTACAGTCTGCTGACTCCTCTGCTTAACCCTTTTATCTATACTTTGAGGAACAAGGACATGAAGGGGGCAATCAGGAGGCTTGTCTTCCCATTGATCTGTCATGGAAGAGAATAA
- the LOC131833312 gene encoding olfactory receptor 10C1-like, giving the protein MNLSCSLGQDNSLSVQHFVFAKFSEVPEQCFLLFALVLLMFLASLTGNALIALAIWTNPVLHTPMYFFLTNLSLLEIGYTCSVTPRMLQSLASEARGISREGCATQMFFFTFFGISECCLLAAMAFDRYMAICSPLHYATRMSRGVCAQLAVASWGVGCMVGLGQTNYIFSLNFCGPCEIDHFFCDLPPILALACGDTSHNEAAVFVAAILCISSPFLLIIASYGRILAAVLNMPSPEGRRKALSTCSSHLLVVTLFYGSGSVTYLRPKASHSPGTDKLLALFYTVVTSMLNPVIYSLRNKEVQAALRRTLGKRKF; this is encoded by the coding sequence ATGAACCTCAGCTGCTCCCTGGGGCAGGACAACAGCCTGTCCGTCCAGCACTTTGTATTTGCCAAGTTCTCGGAGGTCCCTGAACAGTGTTTCCTTTTATTCGCCCTCGTCCTACTCATGTTTTTAGCGTCCCTCACGGGCAATGCCCTCATCGCCCTTGCCATCTGGACCAACCCCGTcctccacacacccatgtacttcttcctgacCAACCTGTCTCTCTTAGAGATTGGCTACACGTGCTCGGTCACACCCAGGATGCTGCAGAGCCTCGCCAGTGAGGCCCGGGGCATCTCCCGGGAGGGGTGTGCTACGCAGatgtttttcttcacattttttggTATCAGTGAGTGCTGTCTTTTGGCAGCCATGGCTTTTGACCGCTACATGGCCATATGCTCCCCACTGCACTATGCAACGCGAATGAGCCGGGGGGTGTGTGCCCAGCTGGCAGTTGCTTCCTGGGGGGTGGGTTGCATGGTAGGCTTGGGCCAGACCAACTACATTTTCTCCTTGAACTTCTGCGGCCCCTGTGAAATAGACCACTTCTTCTGTGACCTCCCCCCTATCCTGGCTCTTGCCTGTGGGGACACATCTCATAACGAGGCCGCCGTCTTTGTTGCGGCCATTCTTTGCATTTCCAGTCCGTTTCTACTAATCATTGCTTCCTATGGCAGGATCCTGGCTGCCGTGCTGAACATGCCCTCCCCCGAGGGCCGCCGTAAAGCTCTTTCCACCTGCTCTTCCCACTTGCTTGTAGTGACGCTCTTCTATGGCTCGGGGTCTGTCACTTACTTGAGACCCAAGGCCAGCCATTCACCAGGAACAGATAAACTTCTAGCTCTGTTCTACACCGTGGTGACATCCATGCTCAATCCCGTCATCTATAGTTTACGGAACAAGGAGGTCCAGGCAGCTCTCCGCAGAACCCTGGGTAAGAGAAAGTTCTGA